One genomic region from Homalodisca vitripennis isolate AUS2020 chromosome 6, UT_GWSS_2.1, whole genome shotgun sequence encodes:
- the LOC124364926 gene encoding kallikrein 1-related peptidase b16-like gives MVLKPNLTEVQRTFSGALVLPEIVPYVTVILGNNTGSVCTGSLIALDLVLTLARCLYDGFHQWEFSDSLTVLSGVSTLTNLTAQASVQKRYVSSISLHPNFQVTAADPSFGYNDIAILMVNEPFKETDSVKPTPVGDIDWTVSSDVKCKMAGFGAVNPLSFSPEDDHLKLHEVVATRRCDCQQSLINHFGHRVDRWICLRPEGNPGPCVGSAGAGLVCDGKLLALNVGIIPFSDLTQCIFRHTPMVSCESKYSLAIFLDLCPYLPWIHFNYREISAGPINCSKSNGLYPSLTAIVFVASLLRAYTATASRVYI, from the exons ATGGTTCTAAAACCAAATCTTACAGAAGTACAGAGGACCTTCTCGGGTGCCCTAGTTCTTCCTGAGATCGTGCCCTATGTCACGGTGATCTTGGGCAACAACACTGGCTCCGTCTGCACTG GGTCGCTGATAGCACTAGACCTCGTGCTGACTCTGGCTCGGTGTCTGTACGACGGTTTTCATCAGTGGGAGTTCTCCGATAGCTTGACTGTACTCTCGGGAGTCTCCACGCTGACCAATCTGACCGCTCAGGCCTCAGTACAGAAGCGGTATGTCAGCTCGATAAGCCTCCATCCCAACTTCCAGGTAACGGCCGCGGATCCTTCTTTCGGATATAACGACATTGCAATCCTTATGGTGAATGAACCGTTCAAGGAGACGGATTCTGTGAAG CCGACTCCGGTGGGTGACATTGACTGGACGGTGAGCAGCGATGTCAAGTGTAAAATGGCAGGGTTTGGTGCAGTCAATCCACTGAGTTTCTCCCCGGAGGATGACCATCTCAAACTTCACGAGGTGGTGGCCACACGGCGGTGCGACTGTCAGCAGAGCCTAATCAATCACTTCGGCCATCGTGTCGACCGCTGGATCTGCCTCAGACCTGAGGGA AATCCTGGGCCTTGTGTGGGAAGTGCGGGGGCGGGACTGGTGTGTGACGGGAAGCTGCTGGCCCTCAACGTCGGCATCATCCCTTTTAGCGATCTCACTCAGTGTATCTTCAGGCACACCCCCATGGTCAGCTGTGAGAGTAAGTATTCCCTGGCGATCTTCCTTGACCTCTGCCCGTACCTTCCCTGGATTCACTTCAATTATCGTGAAATATCTGCCGGCCCTATTAACTGTTCCAAGTCTAACGGTTTGTATCCTAGCCTCACAGCAATTGTATTTGTTGCCTCCTTGCTAAGAGCGTATACTGCAACTGCTTCAAGAGTTTACatctga